A portion of the Candidatus Neomarinimicrobiota bacterium genome contains these proteins:
- the hisC gene encoding histidinol-phosphate transaminase: MADPGVTQWIREEVRRQPAYRVKSADYSVKLNQNESPWDWTEDLKKEISSRIISSPWNRYPELIPLQLRTKLAQSLNIELTQIVIGKGSNEVLQALATATLTKGDTVCTLSPTFAVYDMVAEQRGAVVLASLLSDRFEPNEVDLKKKAVQAKVIILCNPNSPTGTLIPVEVVEEVAEASPGLVVVDEAYIDFSGVTALPLVSDHANLVVTRTFSKAFALAGFRLGYAVMSVDLATEVQKCLLPFNIDMPSAVAGEVLLDHADFVAERARTVVRERDWLIDSLNDLPRVKAWPSHANFFLLETSARSAATFDGLTRRGILVRDVSSYPLCGNVVRVTVGTPEENQKLLEGVRALL, from the coding sequence ATGGCTGATCCCGGGGTGACACAGTGGATCAGGGAAGAAGTACGCCGCCAGCCAGCCTACCGGGTAAAGAGCGCCGACTACAGTGTGAAGCTGAATCAGAACGAGAGTCCCTGGGACTGGACTGAAGATCTGAAGAAAGAGATTTCATCCAGAATCATCAGCTCTCCGTGGAACCGATATCCGGAGCTGATCCCTTTGCAACTCAGGACAAAGCTGGCCCAATCTCTCAATATTGAGCTGACGCAAATTGTGATCGGCAAGGGGTCGAATGAAGTTCTTCAGGCATTGGCCACAGCGACTCTCACTAAGGGAGATACTGTCTGTACACTTTCACCTACTTTTGCTGTCTATGACATGGTGGCTGAGCAGCGGGGAGCGGTGGTTCTGGCATCACTGCTCAGTGACAGATTCGAGCCGAACGAAGTAGATCTGAAGAAAAAGGCCGTACAAGCCAAAGTGATCATCCTGTGCAATCCCAATTCACCCACCGGTACGCTGATACCGGTCGAGGTTGTCGAGGAGGTGGCCGAGGCAAGTCCAGGGCTGGTGGTGGTGGACGAGGCGTATATTGATTTCTCCGGTGTGACGGCTCTGCCTCTCGTGAGTGATCATGCCAATCTCGTGGTGACGAGAACTTTCTCCAAAGCATTTGCGCTGGCGGGGTTCCGTCTCGGCTACGCCGTCATGAGTGTGGACTTGGCGACGGAAGTTCAGAAATGCCTCCTCCCGTTCAACATAGATATGCCGTCCGCTGTTGCCGGGGAAGTTCTACTAGATCACGCTGACTTTGTGGCTGAGCGTGCCCGAACGGTCGTGCGGGAACGGGATTGGTTGATTGACAGCTTGAATGACCTGCCGCGAGTCAAAGCCTGGCCGTCTCACGCTAACTTCTTCCTGCTGGAAACGTCTGCTCGTTCCGCCGCCACGTTCGACGGACTCACTCGACGAGGCATCCTCGTGAGGGATGTTTCCTCCTATCCACTGTGCGGGAACGTGGTGAGAGTAACGGTGGGAACGCCTGAGGAGAATCAGAAACTTCTGGAAGGAGTTCGAGCTCTGCTGTGA
- the hisD gene encoding histidinol dehydrogenase, with protein MLPIVRTEEDLEQRLQTRRRMFAGQCVAVDDILSRVRENGDEAVRNLTQQYDGISVDTLRVSRERSTSAADSLSPELHSAISAASDNIRRFHEKQLPESYSIAQPDGTRVSFRWRPVERAGVYTPSGRFPLFSSVLMNVIPAQVAGVREIALCSPPGASGYPSDFILAVCGLLGVPEVYRVGGAQAVAALAYGTESIPAVDKITGPGNVYVAAAKQAVSASVGIDVLAGPTELVVMADESADPVRVATDLVSQAEHDPQVWSVLLTISEETASEVNCRLEDALGELPTRAATEAALVNNGFVYVADSIDSCIAMVNRIAPEHLSLQVENPGRWVDAVTAGAVFVGSDTPVAWGDYWAGANHTLPTTGQARFRGPLSVYDFLVPFSVIESPQSAVKASGRSVVALADAEGLSAHARSIELRMEDG; from the coding sequence ATGCTGCCTATCGTTCGGACAGAGGAAGACCTGGAGCAGCGGCTTCAAACTCGCCGGCGGATGTTTGCGGGTCAGTGTGTTGCAGTTGATGATATCCTGTCCCGCGTCCGTGAGAATGGGGACGAAGCGGTGAGAAATCTGACACAACAGTACGATGGTATCTCTGTTGACACACTGCGGGTATCCAGGGAGCGGAGCACTTCCGCCGCAGACTCCCTCAGTCCAGAGTTGCACTCAGCGATCTCGGCGGCGAGTGATAATATTAGGCGATTTCACGAGAAACAGTTGCCGGAGAGTTATTCCATTGCCCAGCCCGATGGTACTCGAGTATCATTCCGATGGCGTCCGGTAGAGCGTGCGGGTGTCTATACACCGAGCGGGCGGTTTCCCCTTTTCTCCTCTGTCCTCATGAACGTTATTCCAGCGCAAGTGGCGGGTGTTCGAGAGATTGCCCTCTGTTCGCCACCCGGCGCGTCCGGCTATCCCAGTGATTTCATCTTAGCTGTCTGTGGTCTGCTCGGGGTGCCGGAGGTCTACAGGGTGGGCGGAGCGCAGGCCGTCGCCGCTCTGGCTTACGGCACGGAGAGCATTCCGGCGGTGGACAAGATCACAGGACCGGGGAATGTTTACGTGGCGGCGGCTAAACAGGCGGTAAGCGCCTCAGTGGGCATCGACGTTCTTGCGGGGCCTACTGAATTGGTGGTCATGGCGGATGAATCTGCCGATCCTGTCAGGGTGGCTACTGACCTCGTCTCACAGGCGGAACACGACCCGCAGGTATGGTCCGTTCTGTTGACTATCAGTGAAGAGACAGCTTCGGAAGTTAATTGCCGTCTGGAGGACGCTCTGGGCGAGTTGCCGACGCGCGCAGCCACCGAAGCAGCGTTGGTGAACAACGGATTCGTCTATGTGGCAGATTCGATTGACAGCTGCATCGCAATGGTGAACAGGATCGCTCCCGAGCACCTGTCGTTACAGGTGGAAAATCCGGGGCGGTGGGTGGACGCTGTCACCGCGGGGGCTGTCTTTGTCGGCTCAGATACGCCTGTGGCGTGGGGGGACTACTGGGCAGGAGCCAACCACACACTACCGACGACTGGTCAGGCGCGATTCAGAGGTCCCCTGTCTGTTTACGATTTTCTGGTTCCCTTCTCGGTCATCGAATCCCCGCAGTCGGCCGTGAAAGCAAGCGGCAGGTCGGTTGTAGCTCTGGCGGATGCGGAAGGACTTTCGGCACATGCCCGCTCGATTGAATTGAGGATGGAAGATGGCTGA
- the hisH gene encoding imidazole glycerol phosphate synthase subunit HisH yields the protein MIGIVDYSVGNIGSLRNALTYMNIPCVVKGDVDELSYCKGLILPGVGAFQPAMERLDALDLATFLQEWANSHRPLMGICLGMQLLLDQSEEDGLHKGLGLIRGNVTKLQNAPRAIHIGWNQVVPAKTSGPSFEKGYAYFVHSYVCQPTDQDAVIGKTSYGDSFVSMLQLGNIMGVQFHPEKSQEFGLAILREFSDGCV from the coding sequence GTGATCGGCATTGTGGACTATAGCGTGGGCAACATCGGCAGTCTGCGTAATGCTCTGACATATATGAACATCCCGTGCGTAGTGAAGGGAGATGTTGATGAACTGTCTTATTGCAAGGGACTTATCCTCCCTGGCGTGGGAGCGTTTCAGCCGGCCATGGAAAGGCTTGACGCTCTTGACCTCGCAACCTTCCTCCAAGAGTGGGCGAACAGCCACCGGCCGCTCATGGGAATCTGCCTCGGGATGCAGTTACTGCTCGACCAGAGCGAGGAAGATGGTCTGCACAAAGGTCTGGGGCTGATTCGTGGTAATGTCACCAAACTTCAGAATGCGCCAAGGGCGATCCATATCGGATGGAATCAGGTTGTCCCAGCAAAGACATCTGGCCCATCGTTTGAAAAAGGATATGCCTATTTTGTCCATTCTTATGTCTGTCAGCCGACTGACCAAGACGCCGTAATCGGAAAAACTTCGTATGGTGATAGTTTTGTCTCCATGCTGCAGTTAGGGAATATCATGGGTGTTCAGTTTCATCCGGAGAAGTCACAAGAATTTGGCCTCGCCATTCTGAGGGAGTTCAGTGATGGATGCGTTTAG
- the hisB gene encoding imidazoleglycerol-phosphate dehydratase HisB, with the protein MPEITRTTAETNTHVSLDIHGKGESEIQTGIGFFDHMLTLLAFWARWDLKLTCEGDLHVDTHHTVEDTGLALGEVFKKTWIDNTAIERIVYAFCPLDEALSRVVVDLCNRAYCTFDADFNVERVGDYETAMTGHFFRSFAQEASITMHIHSLFGENAHHIIETMFKGLGLALRRALTPREGGTASTKGKL; encoded by the coding sequence ATGCCTGAGATCACTCGGACGACGGCGGAGACGAATACTCATGTTTCCCTGGATATTCACGGAAAGGGAGAGAGTGAAATTCAGACAGGAATAGGTTTCTTTGACCACATGCTGACCCTGTTAGCTTTCTGGGCGCGCTGGGACCTGAAGCTGACTTGCGAGGGAGATCTTCACGTGGACACGCACCATACGGTGGAAGACACGGGACTGGCTCTTGGGGAAGTGTTCAAAAAAACATGGATTGACAACACGGCCATTGAGCGGATCGTCTATGCGTTCTGTCCGTTGGATGAGGCGTTGAGCAGGGTGGTGGTGGACCTCTGCAACCGCGCCTACTGTACATTTGATGCTGATTTCAATGTAGAGAGGGTAGGCGATTACGAAACAGCCATGACCGGTCACTTTTTCAGATCCTTCGCCCAGGAAGCGAGTATCACTATGCATATTCATTCCCTCTTCGGCGAAAATGCTCACCATATCATTGAGACCATGTTCAAGGGACTGGGGCTGGCTCTTAGGCGGGCGCTGACGCCCCGGGAGGGAGGCACAGCTTCCACAAAGGGGAAATTGTGA